Genomic window (Tautonia rosea):
GAGTCGTGCCCGATGTGCGATCGAGGCTCCCCCCCGTCCTGGCATCCTCAGGTCCAGACGCCTCCCGACGTGATCCCGCCCGAAGCCGATCGGCCCGCTCCGTTGCTCTTCGATGGCGAGCATCAGCCGATCACGACCCTCGACGCCTGGGCCAATCGACGGGCCGAGCTGATGGAACGCTGGCGATCTTTTCTCGGCGTCATTCCCAGGCCGCGCAACGTGCCGGCCATTCGTGTCCTCGAACAGGATCAGGTCGAGCCCGAGGTCAGCGGCCAGCGCGCGGTCGATCGCCTGCTCATTGCCTACGATCCCGAGCCGGGCCGGACGGTCGAGGCGTACCTGCTGCGTCCGGCCGACCCGGCCCCGACCCGAGGCAGGCCGGGGGCGGTCGTCCTGCATTCAACGACCGACGCCACGATCCGACAGCCGGCCGGGCTTGACGGGCCGAGCGACAAGTTCATCGGCCTGCACCTGGCCCGCCGGGGGTATGTGGCGATCTGCCCGCCGTGCTTTCTCTGGGACGGGCCGGACGAGCCGGATCGGTACATGAAGGCCGTCGCCCGCCAGCGAGCAAGGCATCCGGGGGCGACCGGCACGGCGGCGATGCTCTACGACGCGCAGCGGGCGCTCGATCTGCTCGAAGCGCAAGCCGATGTCGATGCCGGTCGGATTGCCAGCATCGGTCACTCGCTCGGGGCGAAGGAGGTCCTGTTCCTGGCCGCGTTTGATCCGAGGGTTCGGGCGACCGTGTCGAGTGAAGGGGGGATCGGCATCGGCTACTCGAACTGGGACGCCCCCTGGTATCACGGCGAGGAGGCGAGTCGGCCCGACTTCCCGCTCGATCATTCCCAGGTGCTCGCCCTGGTCGCGCCCCGGTCGTTTTTTCTGATCGGCGGCGACTCGGCCGACGGCGATCAGAGCTGGCCGTACATTGAGGCATGTTTGCCCGTGTGGCGGCTGCTGCGGGCGGGGGATGCGCTCGGCCTGTTCAACCACGGCGAGGGGCACGCCTATCCTCCCGTCGCGCAGCAACGGGCCTACGAGTGGCTCGACTGGTCGCTTGGCCTCTGAACCCTCGGCAAGGGCTTGCGATCGGCGAGGGTTCGGCTACGCTACGCCGATCGGTCATCCCCTTTGGTCCCGGCAGATCCCTCGCGGAGTTGCCGAGTCACTGACCCCCGGTGCGACTGTGCCTCCGACTCACGAACGACCGGCCGCCGGCACGCGCGGCGGCCCTCCCGCGCACGATGTTGACGAGCCGCCGGCCCTGACGATTGCGTATGCGAGGGTCGGGCTTGGGCTGTTCGCGGTCTACCTGGCGCTTTATGCCGCATTCGTGGGAGTCAATGCGTTCGCTCCCGAGGTCATGGCGCGGCGACCGACCGGGGGCCTCAACCTGGCGGTCTCGACCGGCCTGGGGCTGATCGTTGCGGCAATCATTTTGTCACTGGTGTACATGGCTTTGTGTAAACGAGTTGCCGATCGCTACTGGGCCTCCTCGGGCAGTCGGCCGGGGGGTGACGGGGATCAGGAGCGAGGGATCGGGCGATGATTTATGAACCCTCGACGATCGCCGTGGTGGTCTTCGCCGCCTTTGTCGGCACGGTCCTCGGGCTGAGCTTCTATCTGGGCAGGAAGGCCCGCGAGCCGGGCGGCTACTTCGCGGCGCACGGGCAAATTCACTGGTTCGTCAATGGAATCGCCTTCGCGGGCGATTACCTCTCGGCCGCGTCGTTTTTGGGCATCTGCGGGATGATCGCGTTCGCCGGGTACGACGGGTTCCTCTACTCGATCGGCTACCTCGCCGGCTGGGTCGTCGCGCTGTTCGTGGTGGCCGAGCCATTGAAACGTCTCGGCAAGTTTACGTTTGCCGATGCCTTGAACAGTCAGTTCGATTCGAGAGGAATCACCCTGGCGGCGGCGGCAAGCACCCTGGTGGTGAGTATCTTCTACCTGATTCCCCAGATGGTCGGCGCGGGAACACTGGTGCGGCCGTTGCTCGGTTTACCGCACGAGGCGGGGGTGATCACGGTGGGGGCGGTGGTGGTGCTCATCGTGGTGACGGCGGGGATGGTGTCCACCTCGTATGTGCAATTCATCAAGGGTGCCTTGCTGGTGTTGTTCTGCGGGGTGCTGGCCGTGTTCATCCTCCGTCGTGGTTTGACGACGGAGCCGGAGGTGCCCGACGGGCGGTTTCAACCGTTTGTGACCACGACGGTCGATCAGCTTCGCGACGATCCAACGCTTCGCATCCTTCCCGAAACCGAGGGCTGGCGCGACGAGCCGTTCGTCAGGGCCAAGAACCGAGACACGGGGATCACGACCGTTTGGTACCGAATCGACCCTGAAGGAGACCAACTGGCTCAGGCGCAAACGCTCACCGTCTTGCCCGACGGCGCTCGCCTGGCCAACGGCTTTCCCCAGGGCAAAGGGGTTGGAGAGGCGGACCTGAAGGCAGTTGGTCAGGTCGTTCGGTTGCCCGACGATCAAGCCGAGACCGGCCCGCTCGGCCCGATCGAGTTTTTGACCACCGTGCAAGACAGCACCATCGTCACCTGGAACAACCGGATCATCCGAGAGGCCGACGGTGCCGTCACGACGGTCTATTTCCCGGTCCCGACCGAGGGAAATGCGCTGCTGGTTCCCGGAGGCAGCTCGACCTTCAAGGGGATTCGGAGCGGTCGGCTGGTCGATAAGCTCGACTTCATCTCCTTGATGCTCGCCCTGTTCGGCGGAACCGCGTCGTTACCTCATATTCTGATCCGATACTACACGGTGAAGGATCAGAAGGCGGCGAGGCGGAGCACCGTCGTCGGCATTGCGGCCATCGGCGCGTTTTATGTGTTGACGCTTTACCTCGGCCTGGGAGCGATGACCGGCGGCGTACTTGATCCGACGAATTCGAACATGGCTGCCCCCTTGCTGGCCCGGAGCTTCGGCGAGCTGCCGTTTGCGATCATCTCGGCCGTGGCGTTTACGACCGTGCTCGGTACGGTTTCCGGCCTGATCATGGCCGCCAGCGGGGCGATCGCGCACGACCTGATCGAGAACGTTTTGCGATGGCCGATCAGCGACCTGCGGAAGGTCCGCATCGCCAAGGGTTCTGCCGTGGTGATCGGCGTGGTGGCGATGGCGCTGGGGATCGCCTTCGAGAAGCTCAATGTGAGCTTCCTGGTCGGCTGGGCGTTCAACGTGGCGGCCTCGGCCAACCTGCCGGCGTTGGTGATGCTCTTGTTCTGGAAGAAGACGACCAAGTGGGGGATCACGGCGGCGATCTTTGTGGGCATGATCACGTCGTTGACCTGGATCTTGTTGAGTGCCCAGGCCTATCGAGACGTTTATGGGTGGCCTGCCGAGCAGTCGATCATCCCCTTTAGCCAGCCGGGGCTGGTGACGATCCCGCTCGGGTTCCTGGTCCTGGTGGTCGTCTCGCTGATGACGCAGCCGAGGCAACAGGCCGCGGGATGAGGCAAAGCCGAAGGCCGAGCCATTGATGCTCGGCCTTCGACCTGGTTTGCGGTGGATCGGGAACGCGAGCAAAGGGTCAGAAGCTCGTATCCTGGATCATGTCGCCGGAGCTTCGGGGAATGAACTGCCAGGCGATCTCGGCGATGACGATTTCCAGGAACTTTTTGCGGAAGGCGGAACGGTTGACCGTCGCGCTGATGGGCATGGCCCCCTGGGTGCGGGGGAAGGAGGTTTCGACGATCTCGTCGTGCGAGACGATCACCTCCCGATCGCGCCCGGGAATGGGTTTCCCCTTGTCGTCGGTCGGTTCGACAAGATCAAAGGCCTTGACGTGAACCCGCGATGCCCCCTGGAACAATCCAGGGCTGCGGTAGTCTTCGAGCTGGATGGCCTCGACTTCGAGGAAGATCACCGTGTCGGCCTCGAAGTCACGGCCGGCGTCCGAGGGGTCGGTGTAGCCCGGATGGCCGTCGACCCAGACCTTGACCTTGGGGTGCGGCACAATTTCGATCTTCTTGACCGAGCTGGCCAGGGTGCGGCCGACCCCCTTGGCCAGGTCGTCTTCCAGGTCGGGAAAGTCCGACATGGTGCCGGTCGTCGCGTGGCAAAGGATCACCACCTTTTTGCCTTTGAGCGACGGGCCGGGTGCGTCAATCGTGGGCTCGAACGGCTGGAGAAAATAGGCCAGGGCGCGGGGGTCGCACCCGGCGGCCAGGGCGAGTGTCCCCAAGCCCAGCGTCCCGAGCACCAGGGACCGCCGCGTTCGATCGAATGGCCGAAGGGTCATCCGTGTCCCCTCCCTTGAGTACCTGCCGAGAGTGGTCCGTATCGCAACGAACGCCGTCCCTTTTCCCCGCGTCGGCGGAGGACCTGAGCGAGGCTCGGTCCCCGGGCTCCGTTCGCCTGCAATCGCGGGGGGCTGGTTCAATCGGGTGGGAAGTCGGAACCCCTCGCTCAGGGGAAACCCCGGGCGAGGGAAGCGATGGACGACGGCCCGGGGCCGGACGTCTCGGTCCAGCACCCGGCGCGGAAGGTCGGCGATGTGGGTCGTTACCCTAGTCCAGATCGATCCGGTCGGCAAGGCCAACTCGGCGCAGTTTGGCTGCAACGGACGTTCGGACAGTTCAAGAGGAGCGAGAAGGCTCGGAATGCCCGGCACGCCTCGACCTCTCCCAGGAGCGAGAGGCCGGGGCGTGCTCATGTCTCCGAGACCGGGCGGCTGGCTGATCAGGGCACGGGCTCGGGGTCCTCGACGGCTTCGGGTTCCGGGCTGGGGGCGTCCTGATGGGCAACCGCTTCGTCATCGGTAACGGCGACGAGCCGGAGCAGGCGAGCCCCTTCGGCGAGCGTATGGTTGCCGGCCGGGTGGTTGTCGAAGGAGCAGCCGCGCGAAGCGACGGTGGCTTCGGACGCGAGTTCGAGGCCGTAGCGGGCGTTGCTCGACAGCTCGCACTCGACCAGATCGACCCGGCCCGACTCAACCGAGACGCCCGATCCGCCGTTCGAGGTCAAGCGGCACGCGACCAACTGCCCCAGGGCGGCGCTGTGCGCGAAGACGCCGGATTGCGCGTTCTCGGCGATCGTACAGTCGAGGAAGGTGGCACCGCTGGAGCCGGACAGCTCGGCCCCGGCATAGGCGTTCGATCGGATCACGCAGCGATCGAGCAGCGCGGGCGATTGCTCCTCGATGAGCAGTCCGGCCTGTTCGTTCTCGGCGATCAGGCTATCCACCAGCACTGTGCGGGTCGCGCTCTGGAGCCGAAGGCCGGTCTGGCCGTTCTTGGAGAAGGTGCAGGCCGTGAAGGTCCCTCGGCTGTTGGAGGCCAGCCAGGCACCGTCCTCGCCGGCCTGCGAGAGGACGCAGTCGCGGAAGACGCCGAGGCTGGAGTCGGTCAGTCGAAGGTTGTCGACGCCGTTGTTCACGAGCACCAGAAGTTCGCCCTGAACGCGGGCCTCGTCTCGGACGAGTAATCCGACCTCGGCGTTCTCGGAGAGTTCTGAGTTTCGGAGGGTCAACCGGGACTCATCGGCGGCGACGATGCCGGTGGAATCGTGGTCCTGGATCGTGCAGCGATCAAGGGTGGCCGAGCTGTCCTCGATCAGCATAACCCCGGAAAACGGGCCGCCGCGGATTTCCGAGGTCCGGAGGACCGGATCGGCCGACCCCCGGATGACCAGGCCGTTCGATCGAGCAGTGTCGAAGACGCAATCCTCCAGAATCTGGCGGCCCTCGGTGATCTCGACCAGGGGGGCCGGGTCGTCGCTGGCGACGTCGTCGGCGCGTCGGACGGTCAGGTTGCCCAGGAAAACGCCCGAGGAGTTGATGAGCATCGGGGTGTCGTCGGGCAGTTCGAGGACGACCTCGGAGGGGTCGTCGCCGATGCCGATGAGGATGATCGGCTGATTGATCTGGAGCGACTCTCGGTAGACGCCGCCCATGACGAACAGGATCATGCCCTCGCTCTGTTGCAGACCTTCGGCAATGGTGCGGGCATCTCCCCGGCCCTCGGCATCGACGAGGGTGACCATCATGTCCTTGAACAGCTGCAATCGGGATGGCTCGGGGGTGTCGGGGGTCTCGATTCCGGGGCCGGGGTTGAGCAGCCAGACGCCACGGAAGAAGGCGCGGGCCAGGTCGTCGTCGAGCTTGCCCTGGCGGGCGTTGACGGCCATCAGGTAGCCGGTCGAGCCGTCCCGGAAGACCTCGATCCAGGTGTCGAAGGTCTTGCGTTCGCTCTGCGATCGGTAGCGGACCGATCGGCCGGGCAAGGGGCCGTAGCGGATGCGATCGGCCGGCTGGACCAGCTCGTGACGCCCTTCGAACAGGCTGTCGGTCAGGAGCTGGGCGAAGAAGGCGTCGTCGTCGAGCCTCAGGGCCTCGTCGGGGTAGGTGGTGCGGCCGACGGAGTAACTCATCCCGCCCTGATCGACGAAGGCGGAGGCATCTTCGGCCGGGCCGAGCTGGGTGTCGAGGGTCTCAAGGGCCAGCTCGGGAGGAGCGGGCAGGGCCATTCGGATCTGCAAGGCGGGGGATCGATGCACGACCCAGCCCTCGGGAGCCTCCTCAGTGCGGTTGGCCAGACGGTCGGGGAGGTCGTCGCGAGGGGGCTCGGAGCGGAAGGGGGGAGGGCCGATCGCCGGATCGGGTCGGGCCGGGGCGTCCCGGATCATCGGCACCAGGTCCGGATGCCCGCTGAGCCAGGCGACGTCGGCCGCGGTGTTTCCCTCGTCGTCGCGGAGCGTCGGGTCGGCACCGGCGTCGAGCAGGACCCGGACGACCTCGGCGTTGCCCTTCGAGGCGGCCCACATCAAGGGGGAAATTCCCATCGGGTCCTGGTCGTCGACCTCGGCCCCCGCCTCGATCAGGCGGGAAACGACCTCGGGGTTGCCGGCGGTGATGGCCATCAGCAGCGCATTGGAGCCCTCGGCATCGACCGGATCGACCTTGGCTCCCCCGTCGATCAGGCTGTCGACCATCGCCAGGTTGCCGCGTCCGGCAGCGATCATCAATGCCGTGACTCCGGTCTGAGTGCTGAGGTTCGCGTCGGCTCGGTTGAACAGGAGGATGTCCAGGGTTTCCGCCGACTCGTACCAGGCGGCGATCATCAGCGCGGTCATGCCCGTCTGCGGGGCCTTGGCGTTTCGGTCGGCCCCCTGGTCGATCAGGAGCAGCGCGGCCTTCCAGTCGTCCTGTCGGGCGGCCTTCATGAGCGGGGTCCAGTCGGAATCGTCGAGATCCCGCTTCTGGGCGGAGAGGGTTGCAGGCAGAACCAGCAGCAAGGCGAGGACGCCGGGCAGTCCGCCACGCAAAGCCAGGAACATCATGTAAAAAAATTTCATCATGCACTCCTTCGTCAATGCGTTGCGATGAACGATCCGGGTCAGGTCGCCCGCCTCCCGAACGCAAGACAGCCCCGCCCCGCGACCGTTGCTTCGGAACGGTGTGCGAGGAGAGGCCGTCATGGCAAGACTCGCCGACCCGACATGAGTCGATGCTTCGATTCTCCCGCGCTGGTTGAGCGCGGGTCAATCAGGTGTTCGTCGCGGGTCATGGCGATGATGCGGGACGACATCGTCGACTGAGGACGGGGCGGTGAATGCTCCGGAACGAGGCGGAGGCTGACCATTCGGATCGACGGCCGAGACCAGGAAAACCGTAGGAATTGGGCTGGTTGTTGGTTTCATTCCGATCTCTTGCGCATTTAGAATTGTCGAAAGCAAGTCGAGCACGACGCACGTTGGGTGATCAGCCTGATTGCGTCGGCGTCCCCCAGGCGGGTTCCCGAAGATCAAAGCCGGTGGGGGGAACGAGCCGATCTTGAACGAGTCGGAGCGGTCGAGCGCGGTTCTGCCTGGCATCGAGTGGCCTTCGGACCGTGGGGAGTCTTCTCGGTCGATCGGCTTGATGAGTCCAGAAGCGAGTGGAGGCACGTGAGATGGCCGACAACGTGGCGACGGGGTCCAGGCCGGAACTCGACGACGAGACACTCGCCCGGGTGCTTACGGAGGCTCAGGTCCTCTCGGCCGAGCGGTTGCTGGTCGCCCAGCGGCACGCTCAGGAGCAAGAGATTGCCTTGCTGAAAGCGATCCAGGAACTGCAGATGCTCTCGCCCGAAGAACTGGATCAGGCGGTTGCCGAGCATGAGTCCCGGCAAGACGACTCCGGATCGTTGCCGCCGGTGGCCAGGCCGCCGGCGACGCCCGCGGTCGACAGCGAGCGCTCCGAGCGCGATCTGAGGGCCGAGCTGCACGCGATCGCCGAGACGGCCGTGCCCTCCGACCTGATCGAGCAGGTTATGATCCGGGCCATCAAGGCCCGATCGACCGACATCCATCTCGACCCTCAGGAAGACCGTTACCTCGTTCGATTCCGGATCGACGGCCAGTTGCACCCGATGGTCGGGCTCGACGCCGAGATCGGCCAGGCGGTGGTTCGAGGGGTCAAGATCCTCTCGGACATGAATCTGGTGGAGTCGCGCCACCCGCAGGATGGGGCCTTGACGGTCAAGGATCAAGGCCGAGCCTATAACCTGCGGTCCTCGACCCTGCCGACGACCCGAGGCGAGAAGGTCGTGCTCCGGGTCCTCGAACCGCCCGATGTGCAGTTCGACCTGAACCGGCTGGGCCTGGAACCGCACCAGGCGGCTCGCATCTCGAACCTGCTGGCCCGGCCGTACGGCGCGGTGCTCGTCGGCGGTCCGGTCGGGGCGGGGAAGACGACCACTCTGTACAGCTGCCTGCACCGGGTCTCGCACCCGAACCGCAACGTCCTGACGATCGAAGACCCGGTCGAGTACCGCTTCAGCGGGGTCAACCAGGTGGAGATCAACACTCAGATCGGCCTCGGCTTCGCCCAGGGGTTGCGGGCGATCCTGCGGCAGGACCCCGACGTGTTGATGATCGGCGAGATCCGGGACGAGGAGACCGCCAGCATCGGCATTCGAGCGGCCCTGACCGGCGTGCTCGTCTTCAGCACGATTCACGCCTCGGACGCGGCCGGGACGATCGCCTCCCTGTTCAATTACGGGATTCCCGGCTACACTCTCTCGGGAGCCTTGCAGGGGGTGGTCAGTCAGCGGCTTGTGCGGGCGATCTGCCCGGAATGCCGGGTCGGCTACACACCCGACGCGACGGTCTTGAAGGCCTTGAAGCTCAACCCCGAGGAGCACCGCGACCTGACCCTCCATCGGGGCGAAGGCTGCCCAAGCTGCTTCCACACCGGGTATCATGGCCGGGTCGGCATCTTCGAGGTCCTGGAGGTCTCGGAGCTGATTCGGGAGCTGATCCTCACCCAGACGACCCGAGAGGTCATCAACCAGGTCG
Coding sequences:
- a CDS encoding dienelactone hydrolase family protein, yielding MCDRGSPPSWHPQVQTPPDVIPPEADRPAPLLFDGEHQPITTLDAWANRRAELMERWRSFLGVIPRPRNVPAIRVLEQDQVEPEVSGQRAVDRLLIAYDPEPGRTVEAYLLRPADPAPTRGRPGAVVLHSTTDATIRQPAGLDGPSDKFIGLHLARRGYVAICPPCFLWDGPDEPDRYMKAVARQRARHPGATGTAAMLYDAQRALDLLEAQADVDAGRIASIGHSLGAKEVLFLAAFDPRVRATVSSEGGIGIGYSNWDAPWYHGEEASRPDFPLDHSQVLALVAPRSFFLIGGDSADGDQSWPYIEACLPVWRLLRAGDALGLFNHGEGHAYPPVAQQRAYEWLDWSLGL
- a CDS encoding DUF485 domain-containing protein, with product MPPTHERPAAGTRGGPPAHDVDEPPALTIAYARVGLGLFAVYLALYAAFVGVNAFAPEVMARRPTGGLNLAVSTGLGLIVAAIILSLVYMALCKRVADRYWASSGSRPGGDGDQERGIGR
- a CDS encoding sodium/solute symporter, producing the protein MIYEPSTIAVVVFAAFVGTVLGLSFYLGRKAREPGGYFAAHGQIHWFVNGIAFAGDYLSAASFLGICGMIAFAGYDGFLYSIGYLAGWVVALFVVAEPLKRLGKFTFADALNSQFDSRGITLAAAASTLVVSIFYLIPQMVGAGTLVRPLLGLPHEAGVITVGAVVVLIVVTAGMVSTSYVQFIKGALLVLFCGVLAVFILRRGLTTEPEVPDGRFQPFVTTTVDQLRDDPTLRILPETEGWRDEPFVRAKNRDTGITTVWYRIDPEGDQLAQAQTLTVLPDGARLANGFPQGKGVGEADLKAVGQVVRLPDDQAETGPLGPIEFLTTVQDSTIVTWNNRIIREADGAVTTVYFPVPTEGNALLVPGGSSTFKGIRSGRLVDKLDFISLMLALFGGTASLPHILIRYYTVKDQKAARRSTVVGIAAIGAFYVLTLYLGLGAMTGGVLDPTNSNMAAPLLARSFGELPFAIISAVAFTTVLGTVSGLIMAASGAIAHDLIENVLRWPISDLRKVRIAKGSAVVIGVVAMALGIAFEKLNVSFLVGWAFNVAASANLPALVMLLFWKKTTKWGITAAIFVGMITSLTWILLSAQAYRDVYGWPAEQSIIPFSQPGLVTIPLGFLVLVVVSLMTQPRQQAAG
- a CDS encoding right-handed parallel beta-helix repeat-containing protein, whose translation is MTASPRTPFRSNGRGAGLSCVREAGDLTRIVHRNALTKECMMKFFYMMFLALRGGLPGVLALLLVLPATLSAQKRDLDDSDWTPLMKAARQDDWKAALLLIDQGADRNAKAPQTGMTALMIAAWYESAETLDILLFNRADANLSTQTGVTALMIAAGRGNLAMVDSLIDGGAKVDPVDAEGSNALLMAITAGNPEVVSRLIEAGAEVDDQDPMGISPLMWAASKGNAEVVRVLLDAGADPTLRDDEGNTAADVAWLSGHPDLVPMIRDAPARPDPAIGPPPFRSEPPRDDLPDRLANRTEEAPEGWVVHRSPALQIRMALPAPPELALETLDTQLGPAEDASAFVDQGGMSYSVGRTTYPDEALRLDDDAFFAQLLTDSLFEGRHELVQPADRIRYGPLPGRSVRYRSQSERKTFDTWIEVFRDGSTGYLMAVNARQGKLDDDLARAFFRGVWLLNPGPGIETPDTPEPSRLQLFKDMMVTLVDAEGRGDARTIAEGLQQSEGMILFVMGGVYRESLQINQPIILIGIGDDPSEVVLELPDDTPMLINSSGVFLGNLTVRRADDVASDDPAPLVEITEGRQILEDCVFDTARSNGLVIRGSADPVLRTSEIRGGPFSGVMLIEDSSATLDRCTIQDHDSTGIVAADESRLTLRNSELSENAEVGLLVRDEARVQGELLVLVNNGVDNLRLTDSSLGVFRDCVLSQAGEDGAWLASNSRGTFTACTFSKNGQTGLRLQSATRTVLVDSLIAENEQAGLLIEEQSPALLDRCVIRSNAYAGAELSGSSGATFLDCTIAENAQSGVFAHSAALGQLVACRLTSNGGSGVSVESGRVDLVECELSSNARYGLELASEATVASRGCSFDNHPAGNHTLAEGARLLRLVAVTDDEAVAHQDAPSPEPEAVEDPEPVP
- a CDS encoding GspE/PulE family protein translates to MADNVATGSRPELDDETLARVLTEAQVLSAERLLVAQRHAQEQEIALLKAIQELQMLSPEELDQAVAEHESRQDDSGSLPPVARPPATPAVDSERSERDLRAELHAIAETAVPSDLIEQVMIRAIKARSTDIHLDPQEDRYLVRFRIDGQLHPMVGLDAEIGQAVVRGVKILSDMNLVESRHPQDGALTVKDQGRAYNLRSSTLPTTRGEKVVLRVLEPPDVQFDLNRLGLEPHQAARISNLLARPYGAVLVGGPVGAGKTTTLYSCLHRVSHPNRNVLTIEDPVEYRFSGVNQVEINTQIGLGFAQGLRAILRQDPDVLMIGEIRDEETASIGIRAALTGVLVFSTIHASDAAGTIASLFNYGIPGYTLSGALQGVVSQRLVRAICPECRVGYTPDATVLKALKLNPEEHRDLTLHRGEGCPSCFHTGYHGRVGIFEVLEVSELIRELILTQTTREVINQVARDEGMKTLREAAISKVIEGVTTVEEMYRVTI